One window from the genome of Aptenodytes patagonicus chromosome 4, bAptPat1.pri.cur, whole genome shotgun sequence encodes:
- the MMAA gene encoding methylmalonic aciduria type A protein, mitochondrial has product MKIPSSLLRFPRCYFSRRTYFMNYFFTSRADFPCVESLTPVHYCRTKWICSSNGLRRELCQQAAPDQQIERLSDREQRLIDRLYNGLIQGHRACLAEAITLVESTQSRKKKIAQVLLQKVLSYHREQEKLNQGKPLAFRVGLSGPPGAGKSTFIECFGKMLTERKYKVSVLAVDPSSSTSGGSLLGDKTRMTELSRDMNAYIRPSPTRGTLGGVTRTTNEAILLCEGGGYNVVLVETVGVGQSEFAVADMVDMFILLLPPAGGDELQGIKRGIIEMADLVAINKADGDLVVPARRIQAEYVSAMKLLRKRSKVWRPKVMRISAKTGEGISDMWDKMTEFRDLMLTSGELIAKRRKQQKVWMWNLIQENMLEHFRSHLAVKDKIPLLEEKVLSGVLSPGLAADLLLKAFKDGL; this is encoded by the exons ATGAAGATCCCCTCTTCGCTGCTGAGATTCCCTCGTTGTTATTTCTCTAGAAGAACTTACTTCATGAACTACTTCTTCACTTCCAGAGCAGATTTCCCGTGTGTTGAATCTCTTACGCCAGTGCACTACTGTCGTACAAAATGGATATGTTCATCAAATGGTTTGAGGAGGGAGCTGTGTCAACAAGCGGCCCCTGACCAGCAAATAGAGAGACTTTCTGACAGAGAACAAAGACTCATAGACAGACTTTACAATGGACTAATCCAGGGTCATAGAGCCTGTTTAGCAGAAGCCATTACGCTTGTAGAATCAACTCAGagtaggaagaagaaaatagctCAGGTGCTCCTTCAGAAGGTATTATCCTACCACAGGGAACAAGAAAAGTTAAATCAAGGAAAGCCACTTGCCTTTAGAGTGG GGTTGTCTGGTCCTCCTGGTGCTGGAAAATCGACTTTCATAGAATGCTTTGGGAAAAtgcttacagaaagaaaatacaaagtgtCTGTGTTGGCTGTAGACCCTTCCTCTAGTACAAGTGGTG gtTCTCTATTGGGTGATAAAACACGGATGACTGAGTTGTCAAGAGACATGAATGCATACATCAGACCATCTCCAACCAGAGGGACGCTGGGAGGTGTAACAAGGACCACAAATGAAGCCATTCTGCTGTGTGAAGGAGGAGGCTACAATGTTGTTCTTGTGGAAACAGTAG gTGTGGGACAGTCAGAATTTGCTGTGGCTGATATGGTTGATATGTTTATATTATTGTTACCTCCTGCAGGTGGAGATGAATTACag GGTATCAAGCGGGGTATAATTGAGATGGCAGATCTAGTTGCTATAAATAAAGCTGATGGTGATTTAGTTGTGCCTGCACGGAGAATACAAGCTGAATATGTTAGTGCTATGAAGCTGCTTCGCAAACGTTCAAAGGTTTGGAGACCAAAG GTAATGCGCATCTCTGCCAAAACTGGAGAAGGTATCTCAGATATGTGGGATAAAATGACAGAATTTCGTGACCTCATGCTCACAAGTGGCGAGTTGATTGCCAAACGACGGAAACAGCAGAAAGTGTGGATGTGGAATCTCATCCAAGAAAATATGTTGGAACATTTCCGGAGTCACTTGGCAGTCAAGGATAAGATTCCACTTCTAGAAGAAAAAGTTCTTAGTGGTGTCTTGTCTCCTGGGCTGGCAGCCGACCTGCTACTGAAAGCATTCAAAGATGGTCTCTAA